From a single Sorghum bicolor cultivar BTx623 chromosome 5, Sorghum_bicolor_NCBIv3, whole genome shotgun sequence genomic region:
- the LOC8155369 gene encoding protein FLOWERING LOCUS T, whose amino-acid sequence MFNMSRDPLVVGHVVGDIVDPFITTASLRVFYNNKEMTNGSDLKPSQVMNEPRVHISGRDMRTLYTLVMVDPDAPSPSNPTKRENLHWLVTDIPETTDASFGNEIVPYESPRPTAGIHRFAFVLFRQSVRQTTYAPGWRSNFNTRDFAAIYNLGSPVAAVYFNCQRENGCGGRRYIR is encoded by the exons ATGTTCAATATGTCTAGGGACCCATTGGTCGTCGGGCATGTCGTGGGGGATATTGTGGATCCATTCATCACAACTGCATCACTGAGGGTGTTCTACAACAATAAGGAGATGACAAATGGTTCTGACCTTAAGCCATCTCAAGTGATGAATGAGCCAAGGGTCCACATCAGTGGGCGTGACATGAGGACTCTCTACACACTT GTCATGGTGGACCCAGATGCACCAAGCCCCAGTAACCCCACTAAAAGAGAGAACCTTCACTG GTTGGTGACAGACATTCCAGAGACAACTGATGCCAGTTTCG GGAATGAAATAGTTCCATATGAGAGCCCACGTCCAACTGCCGGAATCCATCGCTTTGCATTCGTCTTGTTCAGGCAGTCAGTCAGGCAGACCACCTATGCGCCGGGGTGGAGATCAAACTTTAACACAAGGGACTTCGCAGCCATCTACAACCTTGGCTCCCCTGTCGCTGCAGTGTACTTCAACTGCCAGAGAGAGAACGGCTGTGGTGGAAGAAGGTACATAAggtga